The nucleotide window GGATGCGCTCTCGCCCCTCGACCCGCACGCGCCAGGCGGGGTTGAGCCAGGTGTAGAGCGAGGCCCAGAAGCACGTGTAGCGGTGCAGGAGCGCGCGGCGCCGGTCGAACGGGGCGGTCACCACCCAGATGAGCACCGCCACCGGGAAGAGGACGATCGAGCTCCCCGCGAGGAAGACCCAGAAGACGAGGGAGAGCGCGCGCCGCAGCACCGCCGCCCCTCTAGCATTCGGCACGGGCGGGGGACCAGAGGAACTCGGGCCAGCTACAAGCTGTCGAGGACCCCGGAGCGCGGGGCGGCGCGGGCCTCCACCAGCCGTCTGAGCGTCGGGCGCCGTCGTGGCAAGAGCCCGACGCGCTGCAAGTACGCGCTCGCCATCACCGCGTCCGCCACCAACCG belongs to Deltaproteobacteria bacterium and includes:
- a CDS encoding 1-acyl-sn-glycerol-3-phosphate acyltransferase, which produces MLRRALSLVFWVFLAGSSIVLFPVAVLIWVVTAPFDRRRALLHRYTCFWASLYTWLNPAWRVRVEGRERI